One Rhizobiales bacterium GAS188 DNA window includes the following coding sequences:
- a CDS encoding Stage V sporulation protein SpoVR/YcgB, involved in spore cortex formation: protein MTANAIPRLYQGADWDFSTLRRLHDACEDIALSELGLDVYPNQIEVISAEQMLDAYSSIGMPLFYKHWSFGKHFTQHEALYRKGLRGLAYEIVINSSPCISYLMEENTTTMQALVIAHAAFGHNHFFKNNYLFKLWTDAKGILEYLNFAKGYVVKCEERYGQAIVERTLDAAHALMSHSVHRYPGKKQLNLRQEEERERERRAHAERVFNDLWRTVPSGSGKSVSELSADRRRALLGLPQENILYFLEKSAPRLMPWQRELLRIVRHIAQYFYPQGQTQIMNEGAATYVHYRIMTRLHEQGGISDGNFLEFLQSHTDVVSQLPYDDPRFSGFNPYALGFAMMRDIERIVTEPEDEDRQWFPEIAGAKDALTVLRDIWANYRDESFISQYLSPRLMRQMRMFQLHDDPALTEGVRVEAIQNERGYRRIRRELAKRHDVGWITPNIEVIDVDLVGDRRLILHHSVVNGCLLAEADAKRVLQHLGDLWGYDVLLREIGSTDTVLKEHACSPRAAALVAA from the coding sequence ATGACCGCGAACGCGATACCGCGTCTGTACCAAGGCGCCGACTGGGATTTTTCGACGCTGCGGCGGCTGCATGATGCCTGCGAGGACATCGCATTGTCCGAACTCGGGCTCGACGTCTACCCGAACCAGATCGAGGTGATTTCGGCCGAGCAGATGCTCGATGCCTACTCCTCCATCGGCATGCCCTTGTTTTACAAGCACTGGTCCTTCGGCAAGCATTTCACTCAGCACGAAGCGCTTTATCGCAAGGGGTTGAGGGGGCTCGCCTACGAGATCGTTATCAACAGCTCTCCGTGCATTTCCTATCTCATGGAGGAAAACACGACGACCATGCAGGCGCTCGTCATCGCGCATGCCGCTTTCGGTCACAATCACTTCTTCAAGAACAATTATCTGTTCAAGCTCTGGACCGATGCCAAAGGCATCCTCGAATATTTGAACTTCGCCAAGGGCTATGTCGTCAAATGCGAGGAGCGCTACGGCCAGGCCATCGTCGAGCGTACTCTCGACGCCGCGCACGCTCTGATGTCTCACAGCGTTCACCGCTATCCGGGCAAGAAGCAGCTCAACCTGCGCCAGGAAGAGGAGCGCGAGCGGGAGCGGCGTGCCCATGCCGAGCGCGTCTTTAATGATTTGTGGCGTACCGTGCCGTCCGGCTCAGGCAAGAGCGTCTCCGAGCTGAGCGCTGACCGTCGCCGAGCGCTGCTGGGGCTGCCGCAGGAGAATATCCTTTACTTTCTCGAGAAGTCGGCTCCGCGCCTCATGCCCTGGCAGCGGGAACTCCTGCGCATCGTGCGCCACATCGCTCAATATTTCTATCCGCAGGGGCAGACCCAGATCATGAATGAGGGGGCGGCGACCTATGTGCATTATCGCATCATGACTCGCCTGCATGAGCAAGGCGGCATTTCCGACGGAAATTTCCTGGAATTCCTGCAATCGCACACCGACGTCGTGTCGCAACTCCCCTACGACGATCCGCGCTTCTCAGGCTTCAATCCTTATGCCCTCGGCTTCGCAATGATGCGCGATATCGAACGGATCGTCACCGAGCCTGAGGATGAGGATCGTCAATGGTTCCCCGAGATCGCGGGCGCCAAGGACGCGCTGACGGTACTGCGTGATATCTGGGCCAATTACCGTGACGAGAGTTTCATAAGCCAATACCTTAGTCCGCGACTGATGCGGCAAATGCGTATGTTCCAGCTGCATGACGATCCGGCTCTGACCGAGGGCGTCAGGGTCGAGGCGATCCAGAATGAGCGCGGCTATCGCCGGATTCGGCGCGAGCTCGCAAAGCGACACGATGTGGGCTGGATCACCCCCAATATCGAAGTCATCGATGTGGACCTCGTGGGCGACCGGCGCCTCATCCTGCATCATAGCGTTGTCAATGGCTGCCTGCTCGCAGAGGCAGATGCCAAGCGAGTGCTGCAGCATCTTGGTGATCTCTGGGGCTATGACGTGCTGCTCAGGGAAATAGGATCCACGGACACAGTGCTGAAGGAGCATGCCTGCAGCCCCAGAGCAGCGGCATTAGTGGCTGCGTGA
- a CDS encoding ATP-dependent DNA ligase LigD phosphoesterase module /ATP-dependent DNA ligase LigD polymerase module gives MTKRPQKLSTDTPASPASGRAAKRANAPDPLKAYRSKRDFARTSEPVAKLGSAEGGQFVVQKHDARRLHYDLRLELDGVLVSFAVTRGPSLNPEDKRLAVRTEDHPMKYLDFEGVIPKGEYGGGTMIVWDRGTWTPNFDPHFGLNKGHLEFELHGKRLGGRWHLVRMKPRPGETKEQWLLLKAEDEFAKGAVGPDMLEEETRSILSGLTNDEVAKGELARPDHKARAGIARRRKQALPEASRLKGAHKGLLPVFVEPSLAAPAAHPPVSADFVHEIKLDGYRMLARIDGREVKLLTRTGLDWTHRFKSIASAVKGLRIPSAMLDGEIVVEDAAGIASFNELVTDLKSGRQDRFRYFVFDLIYFDGSDVRKASLVDRKALLKEVLAELPAGGAIAYGDHLEGHGPTVFEHASRLGLEGIVSKRRDAPYFSGRGNLWIKSKCVERQEFVVVGYVPSTAGKGAVGSLILGYYEGGALFHAGRVGSGFSTDEAKALFAALEPTTIDKPEFGRKPIAGAEKGVRWVTPKLVVEVEYRGWSKDGVLRHSTYRGIREDREPKEIAREAPAAGRKSGKSHDWRLTHPDRLLWPEQGITKQGLADFYAEIADWILPHLVSRPLSLLRCPGGIAAQCFFAKHSWSGSGDAIRLVPNGGGEPFLAIEDLDGLIELVQANVLEIHPWGATTADLERPDRLIFDLDPADDVPWEAVVGSAREVRERLTGLGLQSYVKTTGGKGLHVVVPMIPALEWEPAKAFSKKLVDAMAADSPGRYLTNMAKSQRKGRIFLDYLRNGRGATAVAAFSTRARPGAAISTPLSWDELSAVKADHYRLDNIVRRLDALKRDPWEGFFSLRQRLPAARKAKT, from the coding sequence ATGACGAAGCGACCTCAAAAGCTCTCGACCGACACGCCCGCATCGCCCGCTTCCGGCCGCGCCGCCAAGCGAGCGAATGCTCCCGATCCGCTCAAGGCCTATCGCAGCAAGCGCGATTTTGCGCGGACTTCCGAACCCGTGGCGAAGCTCGGAAGCGCCGAAGGTGGGCAATTCGTGGTCCAGAAGCACGATGCGCGTCGGCTCCATTACGATTTGCGGCTCGAACTCGACGGCGTGCTCGTGAGCTTCGCGGTGACTCGGGGGCCAAGCCTCAATCCGGAGGATAAGCGTCTCGCGGTGCGCACCGAAGATCACCCGATGAAATATCTCGATTTCGAGGGCGTGATCCCGAAAGGGGAGTATGGCGGCGGCACCATGATCGTCTGGGATCGGGGCACTTGGACGCCGAATTTCGACCCGCATTTCGGCCTCAACAAGGGCCATCTCGAATTCGAGCTGCACGGCAAGCGCCTCGGGGGCCGATGGCATCTGGTGCGAATGAAGCCGCGCCCGGGCGAGACGAAGGAGCAATGGCTGCTGCTGAAGGCCGAGGACGAATTCGCGAAGGGCGCCGTAGGACCCGATATGCTCGAGGAGGAAACGAGGTCCATCCTGTCGGGGCTGACCAATGACGAGGTGGCCAAGGGGGAGCTGGCGCGTCCGGACCACAAGGCGAGGGCGGGGATCGCTCGCCGCAGGAAGCAAGCTCTGCCCGAGGCGAGCCGCCTGAAAGGCGCCCATAAGGGGCTGCTGCCGGTTTTCGTCGAGCCGAGCCTAGCGGCGCCGGCGGCGCATCCGCCCGTTTCGGCGGATTTCGTGCATGAGATCAAGCTCGACGGCTACCGCATGCTGGCGCGGATCGACGGGCGCGAGGTGAAGCTTCTCACCCGGACAGGCCTGGACTGGACCCACCGCTTCAAATCCATTGCCTCGGCGGTGAAGGGCTTGCGCATCCCCTCGGCGATGCTCGACGGCGAGATCGTGGTCGAGGACGCAGCCGGCATTGCGAGCTTCAACGAGCTGGTCACCGACCTCAAATCCGGTCGCCAGGACCGGTTTCGCTACTTCGTCTTCGATCTCATCTATTTCGACGGCTCGGATGTGCGCAAGGCCTCGCTCGTCGACCGCAAGGCCTTGCTGAAGGAGGTTCTGGCCGAGCTGCCCGCCGGAGGAGCGATTGCCTATGGCGACCATCTCGAAGGCCACGGCCCGACCGTATTCGAGCACGCATCTCGCCTGGGCCTCGAGGGCATCGTCTCGAAGCGGCGTGACGCCCCCTATTTTTCGGGACGCGGCAACCTCTGGATCAAATCGAAATGCGTCGAGCGGCAGGAATTCGTGGTTGTCGGTTATGTGCCCTCGACCGCAGGCAAAGGCGCGGTGGGGTCGCTCATCCTCGGCTATTATGAAGGCGGCGCGCTCTTCCATGCCGGCCGGGTCGGCAGCGGCTTTTCGACGGACGAGGCCAAGGCCCTCTTCGCCGCTCTCGAGCCGACGACGATCGACAAGCCGGAATTCGGGCGAAAGCCGATCGCCGGCGCGGAGAAAGGCGTGCGCTGGGTCACGCCGAAGCTCGTCGTCGAGGTCGAGTATCGGGGCTGGTCGAAGGACGGCGTCTTGCGGCACTCCACCTATCGGGGCATCCGCGAGGACCGGGAGCCGAAGGAAATCGCGCGCGAAGCTCCCGCGGCAGGCCGCAAGTCGGGCAAGTCGCATGATTGGCGGCTCACCCATCCGGATCGCCTGCTATGGCCGGAACAGGGGATCACCAAGCAGGGCCTCGCCGATTTCTACGCCGAGATCGCCGACTGGATCCTTCCTCACCTCGTCAGCCGCCCCTTGAGCCTTTTGCGCTGCCCGGGGGGGATCGCCGCCCAGTGCTTCTTCGCCAAGCACTCCTGGAGCGGCTCGGGCGATGCGATCAGGCTCGTCCCGAACGGTGGCGGCGAGCCGTTTCTGGCGATCGAGGACCTCGACGGCCTGATCGAGCTGGTGCAGGCGAACGTCCTCGAGATCCATCCCTGGGGCGCGACGACCGCCGATCTCGAACGGCCTGATCGCCTCATCTTCGACCTCGATCCGGCCGACGACGTCCCCTGGGAGGCGGTGGTCGGAAGCGCCCGAGAGGTTCGGGAACGCCTGACGGGCCTTGGCCTGCAGAGCTATGTGAAGACCACGGGAGGCAAGGGGCTGCATGTCGTGGTGCCGATGATTCCCGCCCTGGAATGGGAACCCGCAAAGGCCTTCAGCAAGAAGCTGGTGGACGCCATGGCGGCCGACAGCCCCGGCCGCTACCTGACCAATATGGCGAAGAGCCAACGCAAGGGGCGCATCTTTCTCGACTATCTCAGAAACGGCCGCGGTGCGACCGCGGTCGCCGCCTTCTCGACACGTGCGAGGCCGGGCGCCGCGATCTCGACGCCGCTGTCCTGGGACGAGCTCTCGGCCGTCAAGGCGGATCATTATCGCCTCGACAATATCGTGAGACGCCTCGATGCCCTCAAGCGAGACCCGTGGGAGGGCTTCTTCAGCCTGCGGCAGCGATTGCCGGCCGCACGCAAAGCCAAGACATGA
- a CDS encoding DNA end-binding protein Ku, which yields MAPRSNWKGFLKLSLVSCSIALYPAASSSARITFNTLNRKTGNRLKRQFVDAETGEEVDTEDQVKGFRVDRDNYLMIEETDLDEIRIESTHTIEIEKFVPKAEIDPRYMDAPYYIAPTEKVGEEAFAVIRDAMRDEKVVGLGRAVISRRERIMMIEPWDKGLLGTVLRYAYEVRGEEAYFSELPSLKLDADLNDMAKVIIKRKFGHFDPTEFTDRYEDAIAEMVRGKQAGSKPRLAKSAPSGGNVINLMDALRRSMEASGAAQPKRSAEAPAQSPSAQAPSAASKKRANAKQLQRDQPQLKLPIPGGKSKPAGKAKVEAPKEEIRPSSRKKAS from the coding sequence ATGGCGCCCAGGAGTAACTGGAAGGGATTCCTCAAACTATCCCTCGTTTCCTGTTCCATTGCGCTCTATCCGGCGGCCAGTTCGTCGGCTCGCATTACCTTCAACACACTCAACCGCAAGACCGGCAACCGGCTGAAGCGCCAGTTTGTCGATGCCGAGACCGGCGAAGAGGTGGATACGGAGGACCAGGTCAAGGGATTCCGCGTCGATCGGGACAATTACCTGATGATCGAGGAAACGGATCTGGACGAGATCCGCATCGAGAGCACGCATACGATCGAAATCGAAAAGTTCGTTCCGAAAGCGGAGATCGATCCGCGTTACATGGATGCGCCCTACTATATCGCCCCGACCGAGAAGGTGGGCGAGGAAGCCTTCGCCGTCATCCGCGACGCGATGCGCGACGAGAAAGTGGTCGGCCTCGGCCGTGCCGTGATTTCGAGGCGCGAGCGCATCATGATGATCGAGCCCTGGGACAAGGGGCTTCTCGGCACCGTGCTTCGCTACGCCTATGAGGTTCGAGGCGAGGAGGCCTATTTCAGCGAATTGCCGAGCCTCAAGCTCGACGCCGACCTGAACGACATGGCCAAGGTCATCATCAAGCGCAAATTCGGGCATTTCGACCCCACCGAGTTCACCGATCGCTATGAGGACGCCATCGCCGAAATGGTGCGCGGCAAGCAGGCCGGCTCCAAGCCGCGGCTGGCGAAGAGCGCCCCCTCGGGGGGCAATGTGATCAATCTCATGGATGCGCTGCGACGCAGCATGGAGGCTTCCGGCGCAGCACAGCCGAAGCGATCGGCTGAAGCTCCGGCCCAATCGCCTTCAGCGCAGGCGCCTTCCGCGGCATCGAAGAAACGTGCGAACGCCAAGCAGCTTCAGCGCGACCAGCCCCAGCTCAAGCTTCCCATCCCCGGAGGCAAGTCGAAGCCGGCCGGGAAGGCCAAGGTCGAAGCGCCGAAGGAGGAGATCAGGCCGTCTTCGAGGAAGAAGGCGTCGTGA
- a CDS encoding transcriptional regulator, TetR family → MGKGEVTRAAIISEALSQAVVGGLEGLTLGVLASSLKLSKSGLFAHFKSKEALQLAVLETAIDRFTRKVVVPALSKAEGVARLEMLFGNYLDWIRRGDGSGGCLFVTVAQEVDDRPGPVRDLLVESQTKWRGVLGQCVADTVKAKTFRADADPNQIVFEMVGIALSFQHSLKLFGDKRARLLAEQAFARLIDDNRVLQ, encoded by the coding sequence ATGGGAAAAGGCGAAGTGACCCGTGCGGCAATCATCAGCGAAGCGTTGTCGCAGGCCGTGGTCGGCGGGCTGGAAGGGCTGACGCTCGGCGTTCTCGCCTCCAGCCTCAAGCTCTCGAAAAGCGGCTTGTTCGCCCACTTCAAGTCGAAGGAGGCCTTGCAGCTCGCGGTCCTGGAAACGGCCATCGACCGCTTCACCAGGAAGGTCGTCGTTCCGGCCCTGTCGAAGGCGGAGGGTGTGGCGCGCCTCGAGATGCTATTCGGCAATTACCTTGACTGGATCCGGCGCGGCGACGGCTCGGGTGGGTGTCTCTTCGTGACCGTCGCGCAGGAAGTCGATGATCGGCCGGGGCCGGTTCGCGATCTGTTGGTCGAGTCCCAAACCAAATGGCGAGGCGTTCTCGGCCAATGTGTCGCCGATACCGTCAAAGCAAAGACATTTCGGGCCGACGCCGACCCTAATCAGATCGTGTTCGAGATGGTCGGGATCGCCCTGTCATTCCAGCATTCGCTCAAGCTGTTCGGCGACAAGCGGGCCCGCCTTCTGGCCGAGCAGGCTTTCGCCCGCCTCATCGACGACAATCGCGTGCTCCAATGA